One window of the Notolabrus celidotus isolate fNotCel1 chromosome 23, fNotCel1.pri, whole genome shotgun sequence genome contains the following:
- the LOC117807780 gene encoding tyrosine-protein kinase receptor TYRO3-like isoform X1 has translation MAVSNFILRSCWPILTLLWICVSGNSFDFLDQEEDEIFHSDKQSTLSWTSEPDREWGEVKMGNKRPGPVLQACGRRVQRTVLSRWMERKDAHFLLMDVSFTQEEETSGQLSPLQVHLFDSDTPFPRFKYGRSVLDLQTSRPFPVTIKPQAVLTHLNLSRALDLGPVSHRGFQIGFSYSGTCVLLTSIRLYYRKCSDITAHLVKFKGTGAGSGPAMGSCVKGAVEVSPPVRECSVGGVWGPLQGGCTCEHGHHVISHTCEACEQGFYKPANDSGRCRLCPPNSRTHTEGSGMCVCVEGFSRLTSDSTDIGCTKPPSAPLNPSILRHNGSVLLSWDPPHDLGGRQEVMYDLTCEEVVEDGGQWRTCGPEVAFLPDSAGLNSTMVKLSGLDPKSDYRLSVRAWNEVSGLQGAPPSSTTSITIHRWKVPHADVTVTTSFVTLLISPSPQKKAYFSSWLVVGVLFFILLLTAMIPIAVCVLRHRRTKFRSDQEVLFSMSSGISYRRPEVVEAAPPATDTVGGGVELLVFGDRLKDFLVDRNKLTLGKELGRGEFGSVYEGVFSPSEGVNMKVAVKTMRVGLHSQADLHDFLKEAELMQNFRHENVVRLLGVTVQREQDCPLPVPLVILPYMKHGDLRRFLIATRYGDVPMFVPVQSLLRFMVDIAAGMEYLSSQGFLHRDLAARNCMLGDDLHVCVADFGLSKRIYSSNYYRQRAAVRVPIKWMSMESLSESVYSIKSDVWSFGVTMWEILSRGRTPYPGVNNHELLDLLRSGFRMKPPEECDNRLYEVMRSCWDEDPILRPAFGALVQTLKGFLSELPELDVSEEANYINQGLQAAAAAPPHTDGRGKNIYLCAPVGAAAREEEVELEDGYLKYIRENDNK, from the exons ATGGCTGTATCTAACTTCATACTGAGGAGTTGCTGGCCCATTTTAACCCTCCTCTGGATCTGTGTGAGTGGAAACAGCTTTGACTTTCTAGATCAAGAAGAAGACG AGATTTTTCATTCTGACAAACAGTCGACCCTGAGCTGGACGTCTGAACCGGACAGAGAG TGGGGCGAGGTCAAAATGGGGAACAAACGCCCGGGTCCGGTTCTTCAGGCGTGTGGAAGACGAGTACAGAGAACGGTTTTGAGCCGCTGGATGGAGCGTAAAGACGCTCACTTCCTTCTGATGGATGTTTCATTCACCCAAGAAGAAGAGACATCAGGTCAGCTGAGTCCTCTACAAGTCCACCTGTTTGACTCAGACACACCTTTCCCAAGGTTTAAATATGGCAGATCAGTCCTGGACCTTCAGACCTCCAGGCCGTTCCCCGTCACCATCAAGCCACAGGCTGTGCTGACTCACCTGAACCTGAGCCGGGCCCTCGATCTTGGTCCAGTCAGCCACAGAGGCTTCCAGATCGGCTTCTCATATTCAGGAACGTGTGTGCTATTAACATCCATCAGACTGTACTACAGGAAGTGCTCTGACATCACCGCTCACCTGGTCAAGTTTAAAGGGACAGGAGCAGGGTCTGGTCCAGCAATGGGCTCCTGTGTTAAGGGGGCTGTGGAAGTTTCCCCCCCTGTTAGAGAGTGTTCTGTGGGCGGAGTCTGGGGTCCGCTACAAGGGGGCTGTACCTGTGAACATGGACACCATGTGATAAGTCATACCTGTGAAG CTTGTGAGCAGGGCTTCTACAAACCAGCCAATGACAGTGGAAGATGTAGACTTTGCCCCCCAAACAGCCGGACACACACTGAGGGAtcagggatgtgtgtgtgtgttgagggtTTCAGCCGCCTGACCTCTGACTCCACTGACATCGGCTGCACCA AGCCTCCCTCTGCTCCACTGAACCCTTCGATCCTTCGTCACAATGGCTCCGTGCTGCTGAGCTGGGACCCTCCTCATGACTTGGGAgggagacaggaagtgatgtaTGACCTTACATGTGAGGAGGTAGTGGAGgatggaggtcagtggaggacATGTGGACCGGAAGTAGCTTTCCTGCCGGACTCAGCTGGTCTCAACAGTACCATGGTCAAACTTTCAGGATTGGATCCAAAGAGTGACTACAGACTGTCTGTGAGAGCCTGGAACGAGGTGTCAGGCCTGCAGGGCGCGCCACCTTCATCGACCACCAGCATTACAATTCACAGAT GGAAAGTTCCTCATGCAGATGTAACTGTGACTACAAGCTTCGTCACTTTACTCATCAGTCCATCTCCTCAGAAGAAAGCCTATTTCTCCTCATGGCTGGTTGTTGGAGTTTTATTCTTCATTCTGCTGCTCACGGCTATGATTCCCATCgcagtgtgtgtgctgagaCACAGACGAACAAAATTCAG GTCTGATCAGGAAGTCCTTTTTTCCATGAGCTCTGGAATTTCATACCGACGTCCTGAGGTGGTGGAGGCTGCCCCCCCAGCGACCGACA CGGTCGGAGGAGGAGTGGAGCTGTTGGTGTTTGGTGACAGGCTGAAGGATTTCCTGGTggacagaaacaaactgactctGGGAAAAGAGCTTGGCAGAG GAGAGTTCGGTTCCGTCTATGAGGGAGTCTTTTCCCCAAGTGAAGGTGTGAACATGAAGGTGGCTGTGAAAACAATGAGAG TTGGACTCCACAGTCAGGCAGACCTCCACGACTTCCTGAAAGAGGCGGAGCTTATGCAGAACTTCCGCCATGAAAACGTGGTCAGGCTGCTGG GCGTCACTGTTCAGAGAGAGCAAGATTGTCCTCTGCCCGTCCCTCTGGTCATTCTGCCCTACATGAAACATGGAGACCTCCGGCGCTTCCTCATCGCTACACGTTATGGAGACGTCCCGATG TTTGTTCCTGTTCAGAGTCTTCTTCGCTTCATGGTTGACATTGCAGCAGGAATGGAATATCTGAGCTCACAGGGCTTCCTGCACCGAGACCTCGCTGCTCGAAACTGCAT GCTGGGTGAtgacctgcatgtgtgtgttgctgaCTTCGGCCTCTCTAAGAGAATCTACAGCAGTAACTATTACCGTCAGAGAGCAGCGGTCAGAGTGCCGATTAAATGGATGTCAATGGAAAGTCTGTCAGAGTCTGTTTACAGCATCAAGAGTGACGTG TGGTCGTTTGGGGTGACCATGTGGGAGATTCTTTCTCGGGGACGGACTCCGTATCCTGGAGTCAATAACCATGAGCTGTtggatctgctgcggtccggaTTCAGAATGAAGCCACCTGAAGAATGTGACAACAGATT GTACGAGGTGATGAGGAGCTGCTGGGATGAAGATCCCATCCTGCGGCCGGCCTTTGGGGCTCTGGTTCAGACTCTGAAAGGTTTTCTGTCTGAGCTGCCGGAGTTGGATGTGAGTGAGGAGGCTAACTACATCAACCAGGGcctgcaggctgctgctgctgctccaccacACACTGACGGGAGGGGGAAGAACATCTACCTGTGTGCACCCGTGGGAGCTGCagccagagaggaggaggtggagttgGAGGATGGATACCTGAAGTACATAAGGGAGAATGATAACAAATAG
- the LOC117807780 gene encoding tyrosine-protein kinase Mer-like isoform X2, with protein sequence MAVSNFILRSCWPILTLLWICVSGNSFDFLDQEEDEIFHSDKQSTLSWTSEPDREWGEVKMGNKRPGPVLQACGRRVQRTVLSRWMERKDAHFLLMDVSFTQEEETSGQLSPLQVHLFDSDTPFPRFKYGRSVLDLQTSRPFPVTIKPQAVLTHLNLSRALDLGPVSHRGFQIGFSYSGTCVLLTSIRLYYRKCSDITAHLVKFKGTGAGSGPAMGSCVKGAVEVSPPVRECSVGGVWGPLQGGCTCEHGHHVISHTCEACEQGFYKPANDSGRCRLCPPNSRTHTEGSGMCVCVEGFSRLTSDSTDIGCTRKVPHADVTVTTSFVTLLISPSPQKKAYFSSWLVVGVLFFILLLTAMIPIAVCVLRHRRTKFRSDQEVLFSMSSGISYRRPEVVEAAPPATDTVGGGVELLVFGDRLKDFLVDRNKLTLGKELGRGEFGSVYEGVFSPSEGVNMKVAVKTMRVGLHSQADLHDFLKEAELMQNFRHENVVRLLGVTVQREQDCPLPVPLVILPYMKHGDLRRFLIATRYGDVPMFVPVQSLLRFMVDIAAGMEYLSSQGFLHRDLAARNCMLGDDLHVCVADFGLSKRIYSSNYYRQRAAVRVPIKWMSMESLSESVYSIKSDVWSFGVTMWEILSRGRTPYPGVNNHELLDLLRSGFRMKPPEECDNRLYEVMRSCWDEDPILRPAFGALVQTLKGFLSELPELDVSEEANYINQGLQAAAAAPPHTDGRGKNIYLCAPVGAAAREEEVELEDGYLKYIRENDNK encoded by the exons ATGGCTGTATCTAACTTCATACTGAGGAGTTGCTGGCCCATTTTAACCCTCCTCTGGATCTGTGTGAGTGGAAACAGCTTTGACTTTCTAGATCAAGAAGAAGACG AGATTTTTCATTCTGACAAACAGTCGACCCTGAGCTGGACGTCTGAACCGGACAGAGAG TGGGGCGAGGTCAAAATGGGGAACAAACGCCCGGGTCCGGTTCTTCAGGCGTGTGGAAGACGAGTACAGAGAACGGTTTTGAGCCGCTGGATGGAGCGTAAAGACGCTCACTTCCTTCTGATGGATGTTTCATTCACCCAAGAAGAAGAGACATCAGGTCAGCTGAGTCCTCTACAAGTCCACCTGTTTGACTCAGACACACCTTTCCCAAGGTTTAAATATGGCAGATCAGTCCTGGACCTTCAGACCTCCAGGCCGTTCCCCGTCACCATCAAGCCACAGGCTGTGCTGACTCACCTGAACCTGAGCCGGGCCCTCGATCTTGGTCCAGTCAGCCACAGAGGCTTCCAGATCGGCTTCTCATATTCAGGAACGTGTGTGCTATTAACATCCATCAGACTGTACTACAGGAAGTGCTCTGACATCACCGCTCACCTGGTCAAGTTTAAAGGGACAGGAGCAGGGTCTGGTCCAGCAATGGGCTCCTGTGTTAAGGGGGCTGTGGAAGTTTCCCCCCCTGTTAGAGAGTGTTCTGTGGGCGGAGTCTGGGGTCCGCTACAAGGGGGCTGTACCTGTGAACATGGACACCATGTGATAAGTCATACCTGTGAAG CTTGTGAGCAGGGCTTCTACAAACCAGCCAATGACAGTGGAAGATGTAGACTTTGCCCCCCAAACAGCCGGACACACACTGAGGGAtcagggatgtgtgtgtgtgttgagggtTTCAGCCGCCTGACCTCTGACTCCACTGACATCGGCTGCACCA GGAAAGTTCCTCATGCAGATGTAACTGTGACTACAAGCTTCGTCACTTTACTCATCAGTCCATCTCCTCAGAAGAAAGCCTATTTCTCCTCATGGCTGGTTGTTGGAGTTTTATTCTTCATTCTGCTGCTCACGGCTATGATTCCCATCgcagtgtgtgtgctgagaCACAGACGAACAAAATTCAG GTCTGATCAGGAAGTCCTTTTTTCCATGAGCTCTGGAATTTCATACCGACGTCCTGAGGTGGTGGAGGCTGCCCCCCCAGCGACCGACA CGGTCGGAGGAGGAGTGGAGCTGTTGGTGTTTGGTGACAGGCTGAAGGATTTCCTGGTggacagaaacaaactgactctGGGAAAAGAGCTTGGCAGAG GAGAGTTCGGTTCCGTCTATGAGGGAGTCTTTTCCCCAAGTGAAGGTGTGAACATGAAGGTGGCTGTGAAAACAATGAGAG TTGGACTCCACAGTCAGGCAGACCTCCACGACTTCCTGAAAGAGGCGGAGCTTATGCAGAACTTCCGCCATGAAAACGTGGTCAGGCTGCTGG GCGTCACTGTTCAGAGAGAGCAAGATTGTCCTCTGCCCGTCCCTCTGGTCATTCTGCCCTACATGAAACATGGAGACCTCCGGCGCTTCCTCATCGCTACACGTTATGGAGACGTCCCGATG TTTGTTCCTGTTCAGAGTCTTCTTCGCTTCATGGTTGACATTGCAGCAGGAATGGAATATCTGAGCTCACAGGGCTTCCTGCACCGAGACCTCGCTGCTCGAAACTGCAT GCTGGGTGAtgacctgcatgtgtgtgttgctgaCTTCGGCCTCTCTAAGAGAATCTACAGCAGTAACTATTACCGTCAGAGAGCAGCGGTCAGAGTGCCGATTAAATGGATGTCAATGGAAAGTCTGTCAGAGTCTGTTTACAGCATCAAGAGTGACGTG TGGTCGTTTGGGGTGACCATGTGGGAGATTCTTTCTCGGGGACGGACTCCGTATCCTGGAGTCAATAACCATGAGCTGTtggatctgctgcggtccggaTTCAGAATGAAGCCACCTGAAGAATGTGACAACAGATT GTACGAGGTGATGAGGAGCTGCTGGGATGAAGATCCCATCCTGCGGCCGGCCTTTGGGGCTCTGGTTCAGACTCTGAAAGGTTTTCTGTCTGAGCTGCCGGAGTTGGATGTGAGTGAGGAGGCTAACTACATCAACCAGGGcctgcaggctgctgctgctgctccaccacACACTGACGGGAGGGGGAAGAACATCTACCTGTGTGCACCCGTGGGAGCTGCagccagagaggaggaggtggagttgGAGGATGGATACCTGAAGTACATAAGGGAGAATGATAACAAATAG